A genomic region of Prionailurus bengalensis isolate Pbe53 chromosome D1, Fcat_Pben_1.1_paternal_pri, whole genome shotgun sequence contains the following coding sequences:
- the FGF4 gene encoding fibroblast growth factor 4: protein MAGPRAAAAALLPALLLAVLAPWAGRGAAAAPTAPNGTLGAELERRWESLVARSLARLPVASQPKEAAVQSGAGDYLLGIKRLRRLYCNVGIGFHLQVLPDGRIGGVHADTSDSLLELSPVERGVVSIFGVASRFFVAMNSKGKLYGSPFFAEECKFKEILLPNNYNAYESYRYPGTFIALSKNGKTKKGSRVSPAMKVTHFLPRL, encoded by the exons ATGGCGGGGCCccgggcggccgcggcggcgcTGCTCCCGGCGCTCCTGTTGGCCGTGCTGGCGCCCTGGGCGGGCCGAGGGGCCGCCGCCGCACCCACCGCCCCCAACGGCACGCTGGGGGCCGAGCTGGAGCGCCGCTGGGAGAGCCTGGTGGCGCGCTCGTTGGCGCGCCTGCCGGTGGCCTCGCAGCCCAAGGAGGCGGCCGTCCAGAGCGGCGCCGGCGACTACCTGCTGGGCATCAAGCGGCTGCGGCGCCTCTACTGCAACGTGGGCATCGGCTTCCACCTCCAGGTGCTCCCCGACGGCCGCATCGGCGGCGTGCACGCGGACACGAGCGACA gcctgcTGGAGCTCTCGCCCGTGGAGCGGGGCGTGGTGAGCATCTTCGGAGTGGCCAGCCGGTTCTTCGTGGCCATGAACAGCAAGGGCAAGCTGTACGGCTCG cccttcTTCGCGGAAGAGTGCAAGTTCAAAGAGATCCTCCTTCCCAACAACTACAACGCATACGAGAGCTACAGGTACCCGGGCACTTTCATCGCCCTGAGCAAGAACGGCAAGACGAAGAAGGGGAGCCGAGTGTCACCCGCCATGAAGGTCACCCACTTCCTGCCCAGGCTGTGA